The genomic interval ACGGCGTCAGCTACTTCGTCGGCTGGACCGCCTGGCTCGACATCGCGCCCGAAGGTGTGGACAAGTCGACCGGGCTGAAGGTCGCGCTCGCGCAGTACGACCTCGAGCCGTCCGGCCTGCTCGCGATCGGTGACGGACGCAACGATATCGAGATGCTCACCTACGCAGGTCTCGGTATCGCCATGGGCTCGGCTCCTGACGAGGTGAAGGTGGCCGCCGACGAGGTGACCAAGTCCGTCCAGGACGACGGCGTCGCCACGATACTCAACCGCTGGTTCTGACGCCAACCCTTTTCGGGCAGACTCGAAAGGGTTGACACGACCAACATTGCTGTAGGCAACCGAAAGGCCCGGAACCCCTGTTTTTACAGGAGTTCCGGGCCTGGTCTTTCCGATAGTCCGCTGGCGGGCCGAGTATCGGAGTCAGGCGACCCGGCTGCTGCCGGTCCGGCGCGGCTGGCACTGCTGGTGGTCGACGACGGTGTCGAACGCGTCCAGCACCGCGTTGACCTCGGGCCGCGGCCGCGGCGTCTTGGCGGCCGGGCTCTGACCGCGCCGCGCACGGCGCAGGTGCCGCTTCACCGTCGACAGCGAGCAACCCAGCCGCATGGCCAGGGACTCCAGGCTGTCGTTCGGGTACTGCGTGCGCAGCCGGAGGACCTCTTCGTGGCTCACCGGACGGCGCGTGCCTCGCGCACCGGCGAGCTGGTCGAAGTCGTCGGCCTGCACCTCGACGTCGAGCAGGTTGCGGATCGAACGCCGTTGTACAGCAGTGGTTCCGGCGACGAAGCCGCTCACGTCGTGCTCGGCGACGGCGCTGTACAGGCAGTCGGTGAAGAGCGGGCAGGACGCGCACAACGCCTTTGCCTCGCGGACAAGCTGTTCGTACCGCTCCCGCGTACGACGGGTTGCGGACGCGGGCGGCGGTTCTTCCATCAGGCGGTGCTGAAAGATGTCGGAGCGGGCGATGCAGCCGGTCATTGCCCCCTCCCTGATGGAAGATGTGTCGACAGCCGCTCGGGAGCTGCTGCCCCCCGGCCCCGCTAGATTGGCGCTGTTGACGGTCATCAAGGCTCCCCAAGTATCAAGACCCGAGTGAACGAACGGTGAATTACGTTCGTCCACACGGATCCGCTAGCTGATGGACCCGCGCTTTGTTGCCGGCCCACCGTGTCGTCCCGGGCGCGGGACGCACCGATCCATAACTCTTGACGTCACTGGCGCGGTTTTGGTTGCAGCCAATTCCACAACAGTTCTTCGACGTTTGTGTGTGCTCACGGGGTGGGGCGGCATCAGTCGCGCTGATCCAGAACACGCTTAGGACGCGGCCGAACAGCCGCCGGTTCCCCACCAGACCAACGCATGAAATCACGCGCCAACCGTGCAGCGCAGGGGAACTTGCTGCCTTTGCAGCATCCTGCCGTAACGGTCTGATGACGTTGTCAAAAGCTCAATCAGATAAGTCAAAAAGGGCTGAAACCGGCGTCGTACGGCTTGCGCCCGGGGCGTCCGGAGGAGTAATGCGAGGCCGGCTCCGACGAGGATACGGTGGCCTCGTGACGGCTTCGCAGTACCCCCGCCTGATAGCCACTGATCTCGACGGAACGCTCGTCCGCAGTGATGGAACCGTGTCCCCCCGCACCTTGACAGCGGTGCTCGCGGCGCAGCGCGCCGGAAGTGTTTTCGTGATGGTCACTGCGCGGCCACCCCGCTGGCTGCACGACCTGCCGCACCTGGTCGGCGATCACGGAATTGCGATAGTTGCCAACGGCGCTATTTTGTACGACGTCCTGCACCGTAAGGCGATTCGGACCCGATTGATCGATCCCGCGGTCGCGCTGGACGTCGCGCACGCGATCCGGACGG from Kribbella sp. NBC_00709 carries:
- a CDS encoding WhiB family transcriptional regulator, which translates into the protein MTGCIARSDIFQHRLMEEPPPASATRRTRERYEQLVREAKALCASCPLFTDCLYSAVAEHDVSGFVAGTTAVQRRSIRNLLDVEVQADDFDQLAGARGTRRPVSHEEVLRLRTQYPNDSLESLAMRLGCSLSTVKRHLRRARRGQSPAAKTPRPRPEVNAVLDAFDTVVDHQQCQPRRTGSSRVA